A window of the Gemmatirosa kalamazoonensis genome harbors these coding sequences:
- a CDS encoding M15 family metallopeptidase — protein MTQIARALDGVDPELRARLERVVERMRDETGHDVQAVESTRTQERQDFLYAQGRTRDGDVVTWTRHSRHTAGEAVDVTVDGGWSDRAGFEALQRVAREEGLRTLGMRDPGHLEMPRSAHPSAEQVAGAQVAGAQAAVESTVDTAATIDGARHAFVQAAHAALAAQRQGDASRGSDGGDRRGGSRQAPRDTSAVTAGSRRAGEPAGDSAASALGSGTGATTFADVSARVAAPAPAAGVDAAMRVAQLLDAREAAPAQPMSSITLRLENLAGGIDRIRVGLRGLEVGASIDLADHAAAERMRASVNELRGALDRHGLTTDTVQISSVGRGAEAIDAGRLVAAAAGTSGAERSGAGGSSSQGSQQGAQQQGRDAQGRDAQARDAQQRDANDQRRQRRDADSPDDTDPRGGRRPRRDGR, from the coding sequence GTGACGCAGATCGCGCGCGCGCTCGATGGCGTCGACCCCGAGCTCCGCGCGCGGCTGGAGCGCGTCGTGGAGCGCATGCGCGACGAGACGGGCCACGACGTGCAGGCGGTCGAGAGCACGCGCACGCAGGAGCGGCAGGACTTCCTGTACGCGCAGGGCCGCACGCGCGACGGCGACGTCGTGACGTGGACGCGCCACTCGCGCCACACCGCCGGCGAGGCGGTGGACGTCACCGTGGACGGCGGGTGGAGCGACCGCGCGGGGTTCGAGGCGCTGCAGCGTGTGGCGCGCGAGGAGGGGCTGCGCACGCTCGGCATGCGCGACCCCGGCCACCTCGAGATGCCTCGCAGCGCGCACCCGTCGGCGGAGCAGGTCGCGGGCGCGCAGGTCGCGGGCGCGCAGGCAGCGGTGGAGTCGACGGTCGACACGGCCGCGACGATCGACGGCGCGCGTCACGCATTCGTGCAGGCGGCGCACGCCGCGCTCGCCGCGCAGCGGCAGGGCGACGCGTCGCGTGGCTCCGACGGCGGCGATCGGCGCGGCGGCTCGCGGCAGGCACCGCGCGACACGAGCGCCGTCACGGCGGGGTCGCGCCGCGCGGGCGAGCCGGCGGGCGACAGCGCGGCGAGCGCGTTAGGCAGCGGCACGGGCGCGACGACGTTCGCCGACGTGTCCGCCCGCGTGGCGGCCCCCGCCCCAGCGGCGGGCGTCGATGCCGCGATGCGCGTGGCGCAGCTGCTCGACGCGCGCGAGGCGGCGCCGGCGCAGCCGATGTCGTCGATCACGCTGCGGCTCGAGAACCTCGCCGGCGGCATCGATCGCATCCGCGTCGGGCTGCGCGGTCTCGAGGTCGGCGCGTCGATCGACCTCGCGGACCACGCTGCGGCGGAGCGGATGCGCGCGAGCGTGAACGAGCTGCGCGGCGCGCTCGACCGGCACGGCCTGACGACGGACACGGTGCAGATCTCGAGCGTCGGGCGCGGCGCCGAGGCGATCGACGCCGGACGGCTCGTCGCCGCGGCGGCCGGCACGTCGGGCGCGGAGCGCTCCGGCGCGGGCGGCTCGTCGTCGCAAGGCTCGCAGCAGGGCGCGCAGCAGCAGGGCCGCGACGCGCAAGGGCGCGACGCGCAGGCGCGCGACGCCCAGCAGCGCGACGCGAACGATCAGCGCCGGCAGCGGCGCGACGCCGACAGCCCGGACGACACCGATCCGCGCGGCGGGCGCCGCCCGCGACGCGACGGCCGTTAG
- a CDS encoding flagellar hook assembly protein FlgD, with the protein MATGISAAAPSTATQSTTTQPDSLTRGPGGALGKDQFLQLLVAQMKNQDPMNPMDSSQMAAQLAQFSSVEQLTQINETLSTQSTGQTGLATLLANNGALGAVGKSVVVAADSVDTTKGAPASVLADVPAGATHATLKVYASDGTEVASQDLGAVSAGRHAFTVGSSAKSLAGGTYKYVVETDAGTNETNAAPTYVSGKIDGVRFSSHGPVVSIGGVEVPYMSVTEITG; encoded by the coding sequence ATGGCCACCGGAATCTCCGCCGCGGCGCCGAGCACGGCGACGCAGAGCACGACGACGCAGCCCGACAGCCTGACGCGCGGCCCCGGCGGCGCGCTCGGCAAGGACCAGTTCCTCCAGCTGCTCGTCGCGCAGATGAAGAACCAGGACCCGATGAACCCGATGGACAGCAGCCAGATGGCGGCCCAGCTCGCGCAGTTCTCGAGCGTCGAGCAGCTCACGCAGATCAACGAGACGCTGTCCACGCAGTCGACTGGCCAGACGGGGCTCGCGACGCTGCTCGCGAACAACGGCGCGCTCGGCGCGGTCGGCAAGTCGGTCGTCGTCGCGGCGGACTCGGTCGACACGACGAAGGGCGCGCCGGCGTCGGTGCTCGCCGACGTGCCCGCGGGCGCGACGCACGCGACGCTGAAGGTCTACGCGTCGGACGGCACCGAGGTGGCGTCGCAGGACCTCGGCGCGGTGAGCGCGGGGCGCCACGCCTTCACCGTCGGCTCGTCGGCGAAGTCGCTCGCCGGCGGTACGTACAAGTACGTCGTGGAGACCGACGCGGGCACGAACGAGACCAACGCCGCGCCGACGTACGTCAGCGGCAAGATCGACGGCGTGCGCTTCTCGTCGCACGGCCCCGTGGTGTCGATCGGCGGGGTGGAAGTGCCGTACATGTCGGTTACCGAGATCACGGGCTGA
- a CDS encoding flagellar hook protein FlgE produces the protein MLRSLFAGVSGLRNHQVRMDVIGNNIANVNTVAFKAGRVTFKEGFAQLLQGASRPPGDQGGINPIQVGLGMQIGSIDQLFTQGNIETTGQTTDLALQGDSFFVVRKGNQSFYTRSGNFQLDADGRMVSPTNGFVVQGKVYQNGVLQDGIQDIKLPFGQKVAAKVTSTMKLAGNLSAAAPVFDTSDPDGAGPQQSGFNAGTRGEARNAGAFSETSISIFDSQGTKHDVKIQFYKTAANTWNWQIDPTASTVTSTQTVASGKVTLPRADANSVVARVVTASGTVVDPQYISGPDASGAVTIDPQSGVSDGDAVSVDYFIPPAATGNGINSGTLVFDTQGNLDPTQSDQINVQFGVLGADDVNVSVDYGSGTLGLTQYATSSTAVLRDQDGYTAGTLQNFSIDRYGTITGFFTNGTTSPLGKIVLADFNNPSGLLRTGDNMYQESANSGAGVLGFALEGSQSQITSGALEMSNVDLAQEFTNMIVAQRGFQANGKVVSSSDEMLQELLQIKR, from the coding sequence ATGCTTCGTTCCCTCTTCGCCGGCGTGTCGGGCCTCCGGAACCATCAGGTCCGCATGGATGTTATCGGCAACAACATCGCAAACGTTAACACCGTCGCCTTCAAGGCCGGACGCGTGACGTTCAAGGAAGGCTTCGCGCAGCTGCTGCAGGGTGCGAGCCGTCCGCCCGGAGACCAGGGCGGCATCAACCCGATCCAGGTCGGGCTGGGCATGCAGATCGGCTCCATCGACCAGCTCTTCACGCAGGGCAACATCGAGACGACGGGGCAGACGACCGACCTCGCGCTGCAGGGCGACTCGTTCTTCGTCGTGCGCAAGGGGAACCAGAGCTTCTACACGCGCTCCGGCAACTTCCAGCTCGACGCCGACGGCCGCATGGTCTCGCCGACGAACGGCTTCGTCGTGCAGGGCAAGGTGTACCAGAACGGCGTGCTGCAGGACGGCATCCAGGACATCAAGCTCCCGTTCGGCCAGAAGGTCGCCGCGAAGGTGACGTCGACGATGAAGCTCGCGGGCAACCTGAGTGCGGCCGCGCCGGTGTTCGACACGAGCGATCCGGACGGCGCCGGGCCGCAGCAGAGCGGCTTCAACGCCGGCACCCGCGGCGAGGCCCGCAACGCCGGCGCGTTCAGCGAGACGTCGATCTCGATCTTCGACTCGCAGGGCACGAAGCACGACGTGAAGATCCAGTTCTACAAGACCGCGGCGAACACGTGGAACTGGCAGATCGACCCGACGGCGAGCACCGTGACGTCGACGCAGACCGTCGCCAGCGGCAAGGTCACCCTGCCCCGCGCGGACGCGAACTCGGTCGTCGCGCGCGTCGTCACGGCGAGCGGCACCGTGGTGGACCCGCAGTACATCAGCGGCCCCGACGCGTCGGGCGCCGTCACGATCGATCCGCAGTCGGGCGTCAGCGACGGCGACGCGGTGTCGGTGGACTACTTCATCCCGCCGGCGGCGACCGGCAACGGCATCAACAGCGGCACGCTCGTCTTCGACACGCAGGGCAACCTCGATCCCACGCAGTCGGACCAGATCAACGTCCAGTTCGGCGTCCTCGGCGCCGACGACGTGAACGTGAGCGTCGACTACGGCAGCGGCACGCTCGGGCTCACGCAGTACGCCACGTCGTCGACCGCGGTGCTGCGCGACCAGGACGGCTACACCGCCGGTACGCTCCAGAACTTCTCGATCGATCGCTACGGCACGATCACCGGCTTCTTCACGAACGGCACGACGTCGCCGCTCGGCAAGATCGTCCTCGCCGACTTCAACAACCCGTCCGGTCTCCTCCGCACGGGCGACAACATGTACCAGGAGTCGGCCAACTCCGGCGCCGGGGTCCTCGGCTTCGCGCTCGAGGGGTCGCAGTCGCAGATCACCTCCGGCGCGCTCGAGATGTCGAACGTCGACCTCGCGCAGGAGTTCACGAACATGATCGTCGCCCAGCGCGGCTTCCAGGCGAACGGCAAGGTGGTCTCGTCGAGCGACGAGATGCTGCAGGAGCTGCTGCAGATCAAGCGGTAA
- a CDS encoding flagellar basal body-associated FliL family protein — MSADAQTPPAADSSPSKMKAMMPFALALVLGLAVGGASGVFVVGPAMAKGISPAASAARPARGTDATASAEDASAEGGDGEAKPGESTNQVYTLDNLVLNPAESGGTRFLLLSVAFETTSAALLEDMKTRDAELRDAVLVTLGAKTVEQLADMRLREQIKAELTVAARKLFKKKATLRIYFPQFVIQ, encoded by the coding sequence ATGTCCGCCGACGCTCAGACGCCGCCGGCCGCCGATTCGTCGCCGAGCAAGATGAAGGCGATGATGCCGTTCGCCCTCGCCCTCGTGCTCGGCCTCGCGGTCGGCGGCGCGTCGGGCGTGTTCGTCGTGGGCCCCGCGATGGCGAAGGGGATCAGCCCCGCCGCCTCCGCCGCGCGCCCTGCCCGCGGAACCGACGCCACGGCGTCCGCCGAGGACGCGTCGGCCGAAGGCGGCGACGGCGAGGCGAAGCCGGGCGAGAGCACGAACCAGGTCTACACGCTCGACAACCTCGTGCTGAACCCCGCCGAGTCGGGGGGCACGCGCTTCCTGCTGCTCTCCGTCGCGTTCGAGACGACGAGCGCCGCGCTGCTCGAGGACATGAAGACGCGCGACGCCGAGCTGCGCGACGCGGTGCTCGTGACGTTAGGCGCGAAGACCGTCGAGCAGCTCGCCGACATGCGGCTCCGCGAGCAGATCAAGGCCGAGCTGACCGTCGCCGCGCGCAAGCTGTTCAAGAAGAAGGCGACGCTGCGCATCTACTTCCCGCAGTTCGTCATCCAGTAA